One Dialister invisus DSM 15470 genomic region harbors:
- a CDS encoding VRR-NUC domain-containing protein produces MQVVKHSERDAEKLLVSKIKKLGGRAYKFTSPGSAGVPDRIIILPGGYVEFVEMKSETGMLSVLQKICISHLRSLGCHVEVLYGAKDVDTYVTRVKKMIKNGGAV; encoded by the coding sequence ATGCAAGTAGTTAAACATTCGGAAAGAGATGCTGAAAAGTTATTAGTTAGCAAGATTAAAAAACTGGGTGGCAGGGCCTATAAATTTACGTCACCCGGCAGCGCCGGGGTACCCGACAGGATTATTATTCTCCCGGGAGGGTACGTAGAATTTGTAGAAATGAAATCTGAAACGGGGATGCTTAGTGTTCTTCAGAAGATATGCATATCGCATTTAAGATCGTTGGGGTGCCATGTTGAAGTGTTATACGGGGCGAAAGACGTAGACACTTATGTAACTCGCGTGAAGAAAATGATAAAAAACGGAGGCGCAGTATGA
- a CDS encoding virulence-associated E family protein has protein sequence MNYDRKLTISIGNSRMSKQWTAAECMWSEFIEKLRTPQRTAELYEEYLRMGKAQQGALKDIGGFVGGALKGPQRKASAITGRDLVTLDLDNIATGETDNVIRRVNSLGIGYAIYSTRSHAPYRPRLRVIIPLDRTVTADEYEPIARKLASLIGIELCDPTTFEASRLMYWPGCSKDSEYVFDYADAPFVSSDGILGQYEDWHDVRTWPQVPGKELKAKILLSKQADPTKKQGIVGSFCRTYDIRGAIQAYIPNAYTETDHTDRLTYTGGTTVAGAVLYDDDKFLYSHHATDPCSGQLVNAFDLIRIHKFSGNDDNVKENTPISQIPSYRAMKKLAMQDSAVMTDLNMTAAVHASDVFSSNTGKSDQKPAEGVNWMQEAKLAYDDNTGRPKKTMDNIIRILNHDPELAGKIAIDEFSTRGLALDSLPWNTCDLKRQWTDTDDAGIAWYLEDRYGITGRDKISGALMLVSEQQRFNDVKDYLLSVSWDGAYRLDTAFHDYLGSKDTPYTRGAARKSFTAAVARVMTPGCKYDYVPVFIGPQGIGKTTFLRTIGKGWHSDSLQSFHGKEAAELIQGIWINEIGEMTGYSKSGDNEIKQFLSRCDDVYRQPYGRHTGRYPRKGVFFGTCNDHDFLKDPTGSRRFWPIDVGVEPVTKSIWQDLPDEVDQLWAEAVMRWKQHEPIYFEDPAIEAMAKQEQDRHREDSAKDGLIQDFLDRLIPIEYDSMSLTARRMYWSGNATGITGTKLRDKTCALEIWCECLGGEPRSMKRADAREINQVLCQLPEWKRNVSRRRYSYCGTQRGFERIFIQNSK, from the coding sequence TTGAATTACGACAGAAAACTGACTATCAGCATCGGAAACAGCCGCATGTCTAAACAATGGACAGCGGCAGAGTGCATGTGGTCGGAATTTATCGAAAAGCTACGCACGCCGCAGCGAACAGCCGAGCTATACGAAGAATATCTCCGGATGGGCAAAGCACAGCAAGGGGCGCTGAAAGATATAGGTGGTTTTGTAGGGGGCGCATTAAAAGGACCGCAGCGTAAAGCATCGGCAATTACCGGTCGTGATCTGGTTACATTAGATCTGGACAACATCGCAACCGGAGAAACGGATAACGTTATCCGCCGGGTAAACAGCTTAGGAATCGGATATGCCATTTATTCTACACGGTCTCATGCGCCTTACCGTCCACGACTCCGGGTAATTATACCGCTGGATAGGACAGTAACCGCTGATGAGTATGAACCTATCGCACGGAAACTGGCCAGCTTGATCGGAATAGAACTTTGCGATCCGACGACCTTTGAAGCATCACGGCTTATGTACTGGCCCGGATGCAGCAAGGACAGCGAATACGTATTTGATTATGCTGACGCGCCATTTGTCAGTTCTGATGGAATTTTAGGGCAGTACGAGGACTGGCATGACGTAAGAACATGGCCGCAGGTACCAGGGAAAGAACTGAAAGCAAAGATACTGCTATCTAAGCAGGCAGACCCGACAAAGAAACAGGGAATCGTCGGCTCATTTTGCCGTACGTACGATATCCGAGGCGCCATACAAGCCTATATTCCGAACGCATACACAGAAACAGACCATACCGACAGATTGACATATACCGGTGGTACAACCGTAGCCGGGGCAGTGTTGTACGACGATGATAAATTCTTGTACAGCCACCACGCAACGGATCCATGCAGCGGGCAGCTGGTTAATGCCTTTGACCTTATCCGCATCCATAAGTTCAGCGGCAATGACGATAACGTCAAAGAAAACACGCCAATTAGTCAAATCCCGTCGTATCGGGCGATGAAGAAGCTGGCTATGCAAGACAGCGCTGTCATGACTGACCTGAACATGACTGCTGCAGTTCATGCGTCAGATGTGTTTTCCTCAAACACCGGCAAAAGTGATCAAAAACCAGCTGAGGGCGTCAACTGGATGCAAGAGGCGAAACTGGCGTATGACGACAACACCGGACGGCCGAAAAAGACGATGGATAATATTATCCGAATTTTAAACCACGACCCGGAACTGGCAGGGAAAATCGCCATCGATGAGTTCTCTACCCGGGGGCTGGCGCTGGACAGCTTGCCGTGGAATACCTGCGACCTGAAACGACAGTGGACAGACACGGACGACGCGGGGATCGCATGGTATCTGGAGGATAGATATGGTATTACGGGACGCGACAAAATCAGCGGAGCCCTTATGCTCGTATCAGAGCAGCAACGGTTTAACGATGTCAAGGATTATCTTCTTAGCGTGTCCTGGGATGGTGCTTATCGACTTGATACGGCCTTCCATGACTACTTAGGCAGTAAAGATACTCCGTACACCCGCGGGGCGGCCAGAAAGTCCTTTACGGCAGCTGTAGCCCGTGTCATGACGCCCGGGTGTAAGTATGACTACGTTCCGGTATTTATCGGGCCACAAGGGATAGGGAAAACCACGTTTTTGAGGACAATCGGAAAAGGCTGGCACAGCGACAGTCTGCAGAGTTTTCACGGGAAAGAAGCAGCGGAACTTATACAAGGTATATGGATCAACGAAATCGGAGAAATGACAGGATACAGCAAATCTGGGGACAACGAAATCAAGCAATTTCTTTCCCGCTGTGATGACGTATACCGGCAGCCCTACGGCCGGCACACGGGAAGATACCCCCGAAAAGGTGTATTTTTCGGTACATGTAACGACCATGATTTTCTGAAAGATCCTACTGGGAGCCGTCGATTCTGGCCGATTGACGTAGGCGTCGAACCAGTAACGAAAAGCATATGGCAGGATCTACCAGATGAAGTAGACCAGCTGTGGGCAGAAGCCGTGATGCGGTGGAAACAGCATGAACCGATATACTTTGAAGATCCCGCCATAGAAGCAATGGCTAAACAGGAACAAGACAGACACCGCGAAGACAGCGCAAAAGACGGACTGATTCAGGACTTTCTGGATCGGTTAATTCCAATAGAATATGATTCCATGTCACTGACAGCCCGGAGGATGTACTGGTCCGGCAACGCCACGGGGATAACTGGCACAAAGCTGCGAGATAAGACTTGCGCGCTGGAGATCTGGTGCGAGTGCCTCGGCGGCGAGCCCCGCAGCATGAAACGGGCGGACGCCCGGGAAATCAATCAAGTGTTATGCCAACTTCCGGAATGGAAGAGAAATGTATCCCGGAGGCGTTATAGCTATTGTGGAACACAGCGAGGCTTTGAAAGGATATTTATTCAGAATAGTAAATAA
- a CDS encoding DUF2815 family protein → MENTNIVLRNVRLSYVHILKAYARIPGAEAKYQTTILVPKTDIAAKAEIDRAIEAAKANGITGKWNGVAPAIVATPVHDGDGLTQNGAEYGPECKGHWVFTASSAADKPVEVVDANLNPIISPIQIYSGIYANISVNFFPYNFQGKKGIGCGLGPVQKVADGEPLGGQAPSAKSVFAAQPAAVQKVNPLTGQPM, encoded by the coding sequence ATGGAAAACACAAACATCGTATTAAGAAATGTCAGACTCAGCTATGTACACATTTTAAAAGCCTATGCACGGATACCCGGCGCCGAGGCGAAGTACCAAACGACAATTCTCGTACCGAAAACGGACATTGCGGCAAAGGCGGAAATTGACCGTGCTATCGAAGCCGCTAAAGCAAACGGAATTACCGGTAAATGGAACGGCGTAGCCCCGGCTATCGTCGCCACCCCAGTACATGACGGAGATGGACTTACCCAAAATGGCGCCGAATACGGCCCTGAATGTAAAGGCCATTGGGTATTCACTGCGTCAAGTGCCGCCGATAAGCCCGTAGAGGTAGTAGACGCCAATTTAAATCCGATTATTTCACCGATACAGATCTACAGTGGTATCTACGCTAATATCTCCGTTAATTTCTTCCCATATAACTTTCAAGGTAAAAAAGGCATTGGCTGCGGGCTCGGCCCCGTGCAGAAAGTTGCCGACGGCGAACCTTTAGGCGGACAGGCGCCGTCTGCTAAATCTGTATTTGCTGCGCAGCCTGCCGCCGTACAGAAAGTGAATCCATTAACCGGGCAGCCGATGTAA
- a CDS encoding DNA-methyltransferase codes for MKVIDQYVSNRVSLYNGDSIEILKGLPDHCIHYAIFSPPFSSLYTYSNSDRDLGNSTGDDQFYQHFLFLVKELARVIMPGRLVSVHCMDIPKMKSRDGVIGLKDFPGELIREFENAGFIYHSRVVVWKDPLVEATRTKALGLMHKQLCKDSAMCRMGLPDYVLTFRLPGDNPEPVSHEAGLSRFYGEDEPKGIKGARPEPDADLVAKKEKYNTEPVYSHQVWRRYASPVWMDIRQSNTLNRTAARDEKDERHICPLQLDLIARCLELWTNPNDIVLDPFASIGSVPIVALQMGRRTMGFELKESYFKQAVLNCQKEENHDDRNI; via the coding sequence TTGAAAGTAATTGATCAATATGTATCAAACAGAGTATCCCTGTACAACGGTGACTCTATAGAAATACTTAAGGGCTTGCCGGATCACTGCATACATTATGCAATATTTTCTCCGCCGTTCAGCAGCTTATATACGTATAGCAACAGCGACCGTGACCTGGGCAACAGCACGGGAGATGATCAGTTCTACCAGCATTTTCTTTTTCTAGTAAAAGAACTGGCACGGGTCATCATGCCTGGGCGGCTGGTGTCCGTGCACTGCATGGATATTCCGAAAATGAAAAGCCGAGATGGCGTTATCGGGCTTAAGGATTTTCCCGGAGAGCTAATTCGGGAATTTGAAAATGCGGGCTTTATCTACCATAGCCGCGTCGTCGTCTGGAAAGACCCATTAGTAGAGGCTACCCGGACAAAAGCACTGGGGCTTATGCATAAACAGCTGTGTAAAGACTCCGCGATGTGCCGAATGGGGCTGCCGGATTATGTATTGACTTTCCGGTTACCGGGGGACAATCCGGAACCAGTCAGCCACGAAGCCGGGCTTAGCCGCTTTTACGGTGAAGATGAACCGAAAGGTATAAAAGGTGCAAGACCAGAACCGGACGCAGATCTAGTAGCTAAGAAAGAAAAGTATAATACCGAACCCGTTTATAGCCATCAAGTATGGCGGCGGTATGCGTCTCCGGTGTGGATGGATATCCGGCAGAGCAACACGCTAAACCGAACCGCCGCCAGAGATGAAAAAGATGAACGACATATCTGTCCGCTACAGCTGGATTTAATAGCCCGCTGTCTGGAACTCTGGACAAATCCGAACGACATTGTTTTAGATCCGTTTGCCAGTATCGGCAGTGTTCCCATCGTAGCTTTACAGATGGGGCGCCGGACTATGGGCTTTGAATTAAAAGAATCTTATTTTAAGCAGGCAGTGCTTAACTGCCAGAAAGAGGAAAATCATGATGACCGTAACATTTGA
- a CDS encoding DNA polymerase, whose product MKHLSIDIETFSDVDIKKSGLFKYCESPVFELLLFAYAYDFGDVHVVDLAQGEKIPDSVISDLNNPEVIKHAYNASFEITGLNRYGYATSPEQWRCTMLHGLYLGYPAGLAFLGAALGIPEDKRKLSTGKALIRYFCVPCKPTKRNGGRTRNLPKHDIDKWHLFKEYNAQDVVTEMEDYRRLSAYPVPGWVQDDWVIDYELNRRGIQLDMDLVRGALAIDDQHKTELVEKAIQITGLTNPNSRNQLLTWINDNSDLKLEKLTKETVAESLQIAEDQVAEVLHIRRALAKSSISKYESMKNAVCADGRIRGVLQFYGANRTGRWAGRLVQVQNLPHDVPVAMDTAIRLVKNGNARGVKLMYGHISTSLSHLIRAAFVAPEGSLLCVSDFSAIEARVLSWLADEKWRQDVFAKGGDIYCASASSMFGVPVEKHGINGHLRQKGKVAELALGYQGGPPALITMGALKQGLTEDELPDIVHRWRGANPRICGFWYDVDGAALSVMSDARPVGLPHGILISRECNLLYGYDYLTIRLPSGRKLYYPQPYINENQFGKPALHYRVQAGIKWSHTSTYGGKLVENITQAIARDCLALAINRLVKAGYKPLMHIHDEVVLEVPKDKIHEDEIDRINQIMCAPIPWAPGLLLNADGFISPYYTKD is encoded by the coding sequence ATGAAACACCTTAGTATAGACATTGAAACTTTTTCAGACGTAGATATTAAAAAATCCGGTCTGTTTAAATACTGCGAGTCCCCCGTCTTTGAATTATTGCTTTTTGCATATGCCTACGACTTCGGAGATGTCCATGTCGTGGATCTGGCACAAGGAGAGAAAATCCCAGATTCTGTTATATCCGATCTGAATAATCCCGAGGTTATCAAACACGCATATAACGCGTCATTTGAAATCACAGGGCTCAACCGCTACGGATATGCTACTTCCCCGGAGCAGTGGCGCTGTACAATGCTTCACGGTTTATATCTTGGCTACCCGGCGGGGCTGGCTTTCTTAGGTGCTGCGTTAGGTATTCCCGAGGACAAACGGAAATTATCCACCGGCAAAGCACTCATCCGTTATTTCTGCGTACCTTGTAAACCGACAAAACGAAATGGGGGGCGAACCCGCAACTTACCGAAACACGATATAGATAAGTGGCATTTATTCAAAGAATACAACGCGCAGGATGTAGTTACCGAAATGGAAGATTACCGGCGGCTATCTGCCTACCCCGTACCGGGCTGGGTACAGGATGACTGGGTCATCGATTACGAACTAAATCGACGAGGCATTCAGCTTGACATGGATCTAGTTCGAGGAGCTCTGGCCATCGACGATCAACATAAGACAGAACTCGTGGAAAAAGCCATACAAATAACCGGACTTACCAATCCGAACAGTCGCAATCAGCTACTCACGTGGATTAACGATAACTCCGACCTGAAATTGGAAAAACTTACAAAAGAAACCGTGGCCGAGAGCCTGCAGATTGCAGAGGATCAAGTGGCCGAAGTACTGCATATCCGACGGGCTTTAGCAAAAAGCAGTATTTCTAAATATGAATCTATGAAGAATGCTGTGTGCGCTGACGGACGTATCCGCGGCGTGCTGCAGTTCTACGGGGCTAACCGAACAGGGCGTTGGGCAGGGCGGCTGGTACAAGTGCAGAATTTACCGCATGACGTGCCCGTGGCTATGGATACAGCCATCAGATTAGTTAAAAACGGAAATGCCCGCGGTGTCAAGCTTATGTACGGCCATATATCAACTTCTTTATCTCATTTGATCCGTGCGGCTTTCGTCGCTCCGGAGGGGAGCCTGCTCTGTGTATCGGACTTCTCAGCCATCGAGGCGCGCGTACTGTCATGGCTCGCTGATGAGAAATGGCGGCAGGATGTTTTCGCAAAAGGCGGAGATATCTATTGCGCTTCTGCGTCCAGCATGTTCGGCGTACCCGTCGAAAAACACGGAATCAACGGACACCTGCGACAGAAAGGAAAAGTGGCAGAACTAGCGCTGGGTTATCAAGGGGGGCCTCCGGCGCTTATTACAATGGGCGCTCTGAAGCAGGGACTTACGGAAGACGAACTGCCGGATATTGTCCATCGATGGCGCGGGGCTAATCCGCGCATCTGCGGCTTCTGGTATGACGTAGACGGTGCGGCACTTTCTGTCATGTCCGACGCTCGCCCGGTAGGTCTTCCGCACGGGATACTTATTTCGCGAGAATGTAATCTCTTATACGGGTATGACTACTTGACGATACGGCTGCCAAGCGGGCGAAAACTATATTACCCGCAGCCTTATATTAACGAAAATCAATTTGGTAAGCCTGCATTACATTACCGAGTACAGGCAGGAATCAAGTGGAGCCACACATCAACCTATGGCGGTAAGCTAGTAGAGAACATTACGCAAGCAATCGCGCGGGACTGTTTAGCGCTGGCAATCAACCGACTCGTAAAAGCCGGATACAAACCGCTTATGCATATTCATGATGAAGTGGTACTCGAAGTACCGAAAGATAAGATTCATGAAGATGAAATAGATAGGATTAACCAAATTATGTGTGCACCGATACCGTGGGCGCCGGGGCTGCTGCTTAACGCTGACGGCTTCATAAGCCCGTACTACACAAAAGACTGA
- a CDS encoding DUF2800 domain-containing protein, which yields MTQHALLSASGAHKWLVCTASARLEAEFPDTTSEFAREGTLAHSIAELKLRRYAIEPMSPATFTRRMNKLKKDPLYQKEMDGYTEEYLDCIKQIMLAYGTKPYIAAEKKVDFSQFVPKGFGTADCLIMTPDALHVVDFKYGKGVPVDAKDNPQLKLYALGALSEYGLLYQFKTIHIHIVQPRLKILGTDTFLRAALTEWGNSVVKPKAKEAFEGPGEFHPGEHCRFCRARAQCKARSEYYAALAETAKENANPALITMADLGEYLKKAGALKKWAEDLQAYALSSCLSGKTVPGWKAVEGRGSRVFTSTDEAFKVLTDNGIDESLLYSRVPATLAQTEKIVGKKVFETLLSKYVIKNPGKPTLAPESDKREAISNVVSAKDIFKPVGGN from the coding sequence ATGACACAGCACGCCTTATTAAGCGCCTCAGGAGCGCATAAGTGGCTCGTGTGCACAGCATCAGCAAGGCTGGAGGCAGAGTTCCCCGACACAACTAGCGAATTTGCCCGCGAAGGAACACTGGCGCACTCGATCGCCGAACTGAAATTACGGCGGTATGCTATCGAGCCGATGAGCCCCGCCACTTTTACCCGGCGGATGAATAAACTGAAAAAAGATCCTCTGTATCAAAAAGAAATGGATGGCTATACGGAGGAATATCTGGACTGCATTAAGCAGATCATGCTGGCTTATGGCACAAAGCCCTACATAGCAGCTGAGAAAAAAGTTGATTTCAGCCAGTTCGTTCCGAAAGGCTTCGGCACTGCCGACTGCCTAATCATGACACCAGACGCCTTGCATGTTGTAGATTTCAAATACGGTAAAGGTGTACCGGTAGACGCCAAAGACAACCCGCAGCTGAAGCTATACGCTCTGGGGGCGCTGTCCGAATACGGGCTGCTGTATCAGTTTAAAACAATTCACATTCACATCGTGCAGCCGCGGCTGAAAATCTTAGGAACAGATACATTCTTACGCGCTGCGCTCACGGAATGGGGTAATTCCGTAGTTAAACCAAAAGCAAAAGAGGCATTTGAGGGGCCAGGGGAATTTCATCCGGGCGAACACTGCCGTTTCTGCCGGGCAAGGGCTCAATGTAAAGCAAGATCCGAGTATTACGCCGCTTTAGCAGAAACGGCCAAAGAAAACGCCAATCCCGCGTTAATTACAATGGCTGACTTAGGGGAATACCTCAAGAAAGCTGGGGCGCTCAAAAAATGGGCAGAAGATCTACAGGCTTATGCGTTATCCAGCTGCCTTTCTGGTAAAACAGTACCGGGATGGAAAGCCGTAGAAGGCCGCGGCAGCCGCGTATTCACGAGTACCGATGAGGCGTTTAAAGTCCTCACGGACAATGGGATTGATGAGTCCCTGCTGTACAGTCGTGTACCGGCTACTTTGGCACAGACAGAAAAAATCGTAGGCAAAAAAGTATTCGAAACTCTACTCAGTAAGTATGTAATTAAAAACCCCGGAAAGCCGACACTGGCACCGGAATCAGACAAACGAGAAGCAATCAGTAATGTGGTATCTGCAAAAGATATATTTAAACCTGTAGGAGGTAACTAA